A window of Procambarus clarkii isolate CNS0578487 chromosome 9, FALCON_Pclarkii_2.0, whole genome shotgun sequence contains these coding sequences:
- the LOC123766296 gene encoding uncharacterized protein: protein MRRSFTKDWETGPRYSTKDWETGPRYSTKDWETGPRYSTKDWETGPCYSTKDWETGPRYSTKDWETGPRYSTKDWETGPRYSTKDWETGPRYSTKDWETGPRYSTKDWETGPRYSTKDWETGPRYSTKDWETGPRYSTKDWETGPRYSTKDWETGPRYSTKDWETGPRYSTKDWETGPRYSTKDWETGPRYSTKDWETGPRYSTKDWETGPRYSTKDWETGPRYSTKDWETGPRYSTKDWETGPRYSTKDWETGPRYSTKDWETGPRYSTKDWETGPRYSTKDWETGPRYSTKEEELIIFRILSYLCFQGDIKLWGPGF from the exons Atgagacgttcttt CACCAAGGACTGGGAAACTGGTCCGCGTTACAGCACCAAGGACTGGGAAACTGGGCCGCGTTACAGCACCAAGGACTGGGAAACTGGGCCGCGTTACAGCACCAAGGACTGGGAAACTGGTCCGTGTTACAGCACCAAGGACTGGGAAACTGGGCCGCGTTACAGCACCAAGGACTGGGAAACTGGGCCGCGTTACAGCACCAAGGACTGGGAAACTGGTCCGCGTTACAGCACCAAGGACTGGGAAACTGGGCCGCGTTACAGCACCAAGGACTGGGAAACTGGGCCGCGTTACAGCACCAAGGACTGGGAAACTGGTCCGCGTTACAGCACCAAGGACTGGGAAACTGGACCGCGTTACAGCACCAAGGACTGGGAAACTGGGCCGCGTTACAGCACCAAGGACTGGGAAACTGGTCCGCGTTACAGCACCAAGGACTGGGAAACTGGGCCGCGTTACAGCACCAAGGACTGGGAAACTGGGCCGCGTTACAGCACCAAGGACTGGGAAACTGGTCCGCGTTACAGCACCAAGGACTGGGAAACTGGGCCGCGTTACAGCACCAAGGACTGGGAAACTGGGCCGCGTTACAGCACCAAGGACTGGGAAACTGGTCCGCGTTACAGCACCAAGGACTGGGAAACTGGTCCGCGTTACAGCACCAAGGACTGGGAAACTGGGCCGCGTTACAGCACCAAGGACTGGGAAACTGGGCCGCGTTACAGCACCAAGGACTGGGAAACTGGGCCGCGTTACAGCACCAAGGACTGGGAAACTGGTCCGCGTTACAGCACCAAGGACTGGGAAACTGGGCCGCGTTACAGCACCAAGGACTGGGAAACTGGGCCGCGTTACAGCACCAAGGAGGAGGAATTAATAATCTTTCGAATACTCTCCTATTTGTGCTTTCAGGGTGATATTAAGCTCTGGGGTCCCGGCTTTTGA